AACCGCTTGGTGTGCCCCAGCGCGTCGGTGACGGCGAGCAGGTGGCCGCGGCTGTCGTGCGTGTAGGTGGTGGTGGCGCCGGTGGGGTTCGTGCTGGTGCGGGGGTTGCCCCGCTCGTCGTAGGTCCAGCGCCAGACCGCGCCGGCGGCGTCGGTGACGGCCACCGGCTGGTGCAGCGCGTTGTACTCGGCGCGCAGGCGGCCTCCGCCGGGCTGGACCACCTCGACCAGATCGCCGGCGTCGTCGGTGACGTACCGCGTGGTCGCGCCCGCCGGGTCGGTCTCGGCGAGCAGCCGCCCGCGGTCGTCCCACTCGCTGGTGGTGGTGCCGCCGAGGGGGTCGACGCGGCGGACGACCTGTCCGCGCTCGTCGTAGTGGAAGGTCGTCGTGTGGCCGAGCGAATTCGTGTGCCGGGTGACGCGGTGCGCGTTGTCGTAGGCGAAGGTGCTGTTCAGCATCCCGTCGGCCCCGGTGCCGCGCACGCAGCGGCCGGCGTCGTCGTAGGTGAACTCGTACCAGGTTCCCCGCCGGTCCTCCCAGCGGGTCATCCGGCTCTGCCGGTCGTAGGCGAAGCGCATGGCCAGCCCGGAGGAGTTGACCACCGCGGACAGGTTGCCGTCCTCGTCGTGGTCGTAGCGCGTCACCGGGACGTCGGCGCCGCCCGCGCCGGCGCCGAGCATCGTGAGTGCGACGACCCGCCCGGAGTCGGTGGTGACACCGACCCGGTAGCCGCCGGAGTGCCGCAGCTCGACCGGGGCGCCCGTCTCGTCGTACCGGAACTCCACGGTGTTGCCGTTGCGGTCGGACATCCCGGTGACCGGCATGGTCCCCGGCGAGCGCGGGTCGACCACCGAGAAGCTGAGCACCCGGCCGGTTTCCGGGTCGGTGATCGTGTACCCGTCGCGCCGGCTGCCCGCCAGGACGTGCCGCGGCCCCGCCGAGGGCACCGTGGCGAGGCTGCCGTCGTCGGCCCGCGGGTACACGAGCAGCTTCCCGTCCGCGGCGGCGAACACCACCCCGGCGGCGTCGACCTCGATCCGCTGGTCCAGTGTGGACGCCCAGGACCGGCCGAACCACCGGCCCGAGCGGTGGTTCGACAGGTGGATGCGCTCCAGCCGCAGCGGGAACACCCCGGGGAGGTCGAGGTCGGTCTGGGTCAGCAGCACCTCGCCGCTGACCATGTCCACCGGGTCGCCCAGCGCGCGGCCGATCTTCTCCTTCGCGCTGACGGCCAGGTCGCGGATCTTGTTCCCGGCGTTGCTCACCGCCGTGCGCAGCGAACCCGGCGTGCCCGGTGTGTCGGGGCTCGCGGGGGTGTCCGGAGTGGACGGTGTGCCGTCCAGGTCCGGGGTGGAGGTCCCGTCCCCGCTCCGCGCGGCCGACGGGGTGGTCGGGCCGTCGCCGTGGCGCCCGAACTTCCGGCCCAGCGCCGAGAGCTTGTCGATGATCTCGCCCAGTTTGTCGATCACCCGGCGGATCCGCGGCGCCGCGTTCCCCACGGTCTTGACCAGTTTGCGGATCAGGTCGGCAATGCGGGTGATGGCGCTGCTGATCGCCGTGGTGGCCTGCGCGGCGATCAGCGGGGTCGCGAAGCCCAGGGTGCACGCGGCTTCCAGCGCCCACGTGATCAGCTTGCCGACCAGTTCCGCGACCAGGTCGCGCACGATCTCCCGCACCATGGCCACGACCTGGCCCATGATCATGACGCCGGTGGAGATCCCGTCGGCCAGGGTGGCCGCGCCCGCGATCGCGTCGGTCTGGGCGGCGACGTTGGCGCGGTAGGCGTCGCCGCCCTCGCCCGTCCACCCGGCGGTGCCGGTGTTCGCCTCGGTGGTCAGGTCCTGCGCGATCGTGTTCACCTCGGTCGCGACGTTGGCCCAGGTGTCGGCGAAGGACTGGATCACCGGCGGGTCGCCTGCCAGCCAGTCGAGGGCTTCCTTGAGCGGCCGGACGTGCTCGATCAGCCAGGACACGCCGTACTGCGCGAGGGTGCCGAGCGGGTCGATCACCATCGACAGCACTTCCAGGCCGACGCCGAGCGCGCCCAGCCCGCCCTCGACCCAGGACCCGTCCTTGATGCCGTTGGCCAGGTCGGTCGCGGACTCGGCGATGCCGATCCCCGTCACGCCCGTCGTCTGCGACTGGGCCTGCGCCACCAGTGGATTCGACACGCGCCACCCCCATGACTCGTCCGGGGTACGACGCAATCAGGGGGTGCACGGTTGCACAAGCCGCCGAATGATCTAAGGACCGAGCCGGATTCCGTTGGTATCCCACCGGACTGGCGGGGTGTGCGCCGCGGGCCTACGGTTGCTGTTCCGGCTGCGGAAAGGGGACCGTCATGGCCGCGCACCAGCCCTACGGGGCGTTCCGGGTGACGCTCGGCGAGGGGACGGGCGGCGAACTGCGGCGGGTCACCGGGCGGTGGTGGATGGTCGCCCTGCTGGGAGTCGCCACCGCGGTGCTGGGCGTGCTGCTGCTGGTGAACCTGGCCGTCGCGGTGGGAACGCTCGCCGTGATCATCGCGATCGCCCTGCTGTTCGAGGGCTTCGACGAGATCCTCACCGCGGACCGGCACCGCACCCGGTGGCCGTCCTACCTGCTCGGGGTGGTGTGGATCGGGATCGGGGTGATCGCGCTCGCCTGGCCGGGCATCACCCTGCTCACGCTCGCCGTGGTGGTCGGCGTCGGGTTCGTCGTCGCGGGCGCCGGGCAGATCGCGGCGTCACTCGCCTGGCGGCGGCGCCTGCCGATGTGGGGCCTGTGGCTCGGCCTCGGCGTGGTGACGCTGCTGATCGGGGTGGTAGCTCTGGTGTGGCCCGACCTGACCATCCTCACGCTCGCGATCTGGCTCGGAATCGCCCTGGTACTGCGCGGCGCCGGCGCCCTCTGGTTCGCCCTCCAGCTGCGCCGCGCCCACCAGGCGATGGCGGCCTAGACCGCTCGCGCGATCGCGATCGAACCCTCCAATCGCGCGCCGGCCTCGTAGAACATGTACTCCACGCCGTTTTCGGTGCCGAACGACGCCGATGCGCACCGGCCGTTGTCGGGGGCTCCGGGCAGCGGCGCGTGGAACACGCCGAGGTGCCGGCGCAGGCTGAAGCCGTTGCCCACCTCGGTGATCAGCATCGACCCGCCGGCCTCGATGTTGCAGTGGTACACGACGTAGGTGCTGCCGTTGCGCTTCACCACCGACGGACCGCTGATGTCGCGCGCGCCGACCTCCTCGGGGCGGATCAGCGGCTCCTGCGCGAACTCCCAGTTCCGCCCGTCGGCCGACCAGCCCCAGCCGATCGTGCGCCGGTTGGTCTGGTTGTTGATCATGAAGACCATCACGTACTTCGCGCCCAGGGCGGGCAGGCTGTGCTCGAACACCCGCGCGTAGGACGTCTCGCTGGTGCCGGCAGGCAGCATCGACGCCGACAGCACGACCTTGTCGTAGGTGAAGTCGATGCCGTCGCTCGACCGGGCCAGACGCGTCGTGGTGTTCTCGCCGTGGAAGTACAGCCACATCTCCTGTGTCGGCGCGTGCCACATCACGTGCGGCGACGAGACGTGGCTGACCGAGTAGTGCGGCGCCCACACGTTGGACACGATCGGGTTGGCCGGGTACTCGGTGAACGGCCCTTCCAGCGAGTCGGCGTAGGCGAGGCAGATTCCGCCGGGCGCGTCGTGCGGCGCGTAGTACAGGTAGTAGCGGCCCAGCGCGTTGCGCACCCGGCCGACGGTGCCGCGGATGCACGGGAAGATCAGCTCGCCGGTCGGGTTGTACTTCAGCGCGCTCTTGTCGAAAGCGGTGCGCAGGAACCGGTAGTCGGGGAAGCCCGCGGGGGCGGCCTGCGCGGGGAGGGCGGGGACGGCGAAGGCCGCCAGGCCCAGCCCGGCGGCGACCTTCAGCGTCGCCCGGCGGGAGAGCTCGGTCATTCGGTGACTCCCTTTCGTCGGCGTTGACGACACGGGACTGTCCGTGACCCGTCCGAGTGGAGTCAAGGTGCTAATACGTATTAGTCCCGTCCTGTCCGGTTTCGGACAAGTTCCTTGACACCGCTCTGCTCGTGCCAGAGCCTCGCCTAATCCGCATTAGCAACAGCAGGAGGTTGCCGTGCCGTCCAGGCGTGACATGCCCCGGCAGGCCGACATCGCCCGCATCGCCGGCGTCTCGCAGGCCACGGTGTCGGTCGTGCTCGGCGGCCGGTCCGGGGTCCGGATGGCCGAGTCGACGCGCCGCCGGGTGCTCGAAGTGGCCGAGAACCTGGGGTACGTGCCGCACCCGGTTGCGACCCGGCTGGCGTCGGCGCGCTCGAACATGCTCGGCCTCTACACGTTCCGCGCCACGTTTCCGATGGAGGTGGCCGACTCCTACTACCCGATCCTGGTCGGGGTCGAGGAAGAGGCCGCGGCGCTCGGCCAGGACCTGATCCTGTTCACCGGGCTGAGCGGCGCGGAGGCGTCCGGGGAGGCCGCGATCCGGCGCACCCGCGTCGCCGACGGCTGCCTGTTCTTCGGCCGGCACGTGCCCGAGGAGCCGATCGCGAAACTGGTCGACTCCGGCTTCCCGCTCGTCTACATCGGACGGCGGGAGGAGCTCGGCGGCCGCATCCCGTACGTGGGCGCGGATTACGTGGCGGCCTCGGCCGAGGTCGCCACGCGGCTCGCCGGCCTGGGGCACCGGAACCTGCTGTACGTGCGGGAAGCCGACGAAGCGCCGTCCTCGGCCGACCGTGAACGCGGCCTCCGCCAGGCGGCGCCGGACGCGCGGATCGTCCGCCTCGACGGGCCCGCCCTGACCACGGACACGGTCCGCGGCTGGCTCGCCGACGGCGTCACGGCGATCGTCGTGGAGGAAACCGACACCGGCGCCGCCTACAGCGCGGTGCGCCGGGCGCTCGACGCGGCGGGACTGTCCACACCGGACGACCTGTCGCTCGCGGTGCTCGGCCGCCCGCCGGGGGACGAGCCGGTCAGCGGCTTCGACATCCCGCGCCGCGAGATGGGCCGGCGCGCGGTGCGCCTGCTCGTCGACCTGATCACCGAAACCGAGACCACACCGCAGCAGCTGCTGCGGTGCCCGCCCGTGGCCGGCACGACCGCCGGCCCCGCACCGGAGAGGGACCATGCCTGAACTCGACACCGAAATCCTCGTCGTCGGCGGCGGACTCGGCGGCGTGGCCGCCGCGCTGGCCGCGGCGGGCGGCGGGCACCGGGTCGTGCTCACCGAGGAGACCGACTGGCTCGGCGGCCAGCTCACCGCGCAGGCGGTGCCGCCGGACGAGAACCCGTGGATCGAGCGGTTCGGCTCGACCGCGACCTACC
The window above is part of the Amycolatopsis thermoflava N1165 genome. Proteins encoded here:
- a CDS encoding HdeD family acid-resistance protein, with the translated sequence MAAHQPYGAFRVTLGEGTGGELRRVTGRWWMVALLGVATAVLGVLLLVNLAVAVGTLAVIIAIALLFEGFDEILTADRHRTRWPSYLLGVVWIGIGVIALAWPGITLLTLAVVVGVGFVVAGAGQIAASLAWRRRLPMWGLWLGLGVVTLLIGVVALVWPDLTILTLAIWLGIALVLRGAGALWFALQLRRAHQAMAA
- a CDS encoding LacI family DNA-binding transcriptional regulator; this translates as MPRQADIARIAGVSQATVSVVLGGRSGVRMAESTRRRVLEVAENLGYVPHPVATRLASARSNMLGLYTFRATFPMEVADSYYPILVGVEEEAAALGQDLILFTGLSGAEASGEAAIRRTRVADGCLFFGRHVPEEPIAKLVDSGFPLVYIGRREELGGRIPYVGADYVAASAEVATRLAGLGHRNLLYVREADEAPSSADRERGLRQAAPDARIVRLDGPALTTDTVRGWLADGVTAIVVEETDTGAAYSAVRRALDAAGLSTPDDLSLAVLGRPPGDEPVSGFDIPRREMGRRAVRLLVDLITETETTPQQLLRCPPVAGTTAGPAPERDHA